The following proteins are co-located in the Doryrhamphus excisus isolate RoL2022-K1 chromosome 15, RoL_Dexc_1.0, whole genome shotgun sequence genome:
- the zgc:86896 gene encoding actin-related protein 2/3 complex subunit 1A-A, whose product MSRYTFGLEPLSCHTWNKDRTQIAVSPNNNVVNIYEKKGKEWVKIHELNEHSGRITGIDWAPVSNRIVTCASDRNAYVWTLKDGSWKPTLVLVRINRAATCVKWSPLENKFALGSGARLISVCYFEKENDWWLSKHIKKPIRSTVLSLDWHPNNILLAAGSADLHCRIFSAYIKDIEDKPGPTAWGAKMPFGEVMLEKKDCGGWVHSVSFSPSGDQLAWVAHNSSISVADASSGKQTTQLTLESLPLLSVLYVSPTHIVAAGHDCCPYQFTYKGAGALEFVKKLDIPKQSSKAGISAMQHFRNLDKKATDDNTNELDTLHQNSITQLCVVKGTDQVDKYSSVGLDGAMVIWDFKN is encoded by the exons ATGTCACGCTACACTTTTGGTCTGGAGCCTCTCTCCTGCCACACCTGGAATAAAGACAGAACAC AGATCGCTGTGAGCCCCAACAACAATGTGGTGAACATTTATGAGAAGAAAGGAAAAGAATGGGTGAAGATCCATGAGCTGAATGAACACAGTGGCCGAATCACCG GAATTGACTGGGCACCCGTGTCCAATCGTATTGTGACTTGCGCATCTGACCGCAATGCCTATGTGTGGACCCTGAAGGACGGCTCGTGGAAGCCCACCCTGGTCCTGGTGCGCATCAACCGTGCAGCCACCTGTGTCAAGTGGTCACCTTTGGAAAATAAGTTTGCCCTGGGCAGTGGAGCTCGTCTCATCTCCGTCTGCTACTTTGAGAAGGAGAATGACTG GTGGTTGAGTAAGCACATCAAGAAGCCCATTCGCTCCACGGTTCTGAGCTTGGATTGGCATCCCAACAACATTCTTTTGGCAGCCGGCTCTGCAGACCTTCACTGCAG GATTTTCTCCGCCTACATCAAGGACATTGAGGACAAGCCCGGGCCCACTGCTTGGGGGGCCAAAATGCCTTTTGGGGAGGTGATGTTAGAGAAGAAGGACTGTGGAGGCTGGGTGCATAGTGTCTCCTTCTCCCCCAGTGGAGACCAGCTGGCCTGGGTGGCCCACAACAGCAGCATCAGTGTGGCCGACGCCAGCAGCGGGAAGCA GACAACCCAGCTGACCTTGGAGAGTCTTCCACTGCTAAGTGTCCTCTACGTCAGCCCCACTCACATCGTTGCTGCC gGACACGACTGTTGTCCCTACCAGTTCACCTACAAAGGAGCAGGTGCTCTAGAATTTGTAAAGAAACTGGACATTCCCAAGCAATCTTCCAAAGCCGGCATTTCGGCCATGCAGCACTTCCGTAACCTGGATAAGAAGGCAACTGATGACAACACCAACGAGTTGGACACCCTGCACCAGAACAGCATCAC GCAGCTGTGTGTGGTAAAGGGAACAGACCAAGTGGACAAGTACAGCAGTGTGGGTCTGGATGGAGCCATGGTCATCTGGGATTTCAAG AACTGA
- the wipi1 gene encoding WD repeat domain phosphoinositide-interacting protein 1 isoform X3 has translation MEAGEGAGGPAGPGGPGRPGVRFGCASFNQDSTSLALGTKTGYKLFSLTMVDKLDCIHESAEICDVYIVERLFSSSLVVVVSTSVPQSMNIYHFKKGTEICNYSYPNNILAVKLNRHRLVVCLEESIYIHNIKDMKLLKTLLNIPSNPSGLCALSTNHSNSYLAYPGSATVGEIVLYDANNMSTVTMIPAHDSPLAALCFNASATKLASASERGTVIRVFSIPEGLRLFEFRRGMKSPDGHFLSASSNTETVHIFKLEEMGPSGDASWSAYVGKMFTAASSYLPAQVSGMMIQDRAFATVHLITSSQRNVCALTVIQKLPRLLVATADGQLFIYNVDPQDGGECVLAYKHRLFGADEDQDEADKEIDAESTMQACPSYAATAALPAAGPVAPTLTGYSEDGGAKNGDVIPEHELADGPVRLDDENEFPPINGCRDGSGVGQGRRS, from the exons ATGGAGGCAGGAGAGGGTGCCGGCGGGCCTGCTGGACCGGGAGGACCGGGAAGACCGGGAGTCCGGTTTGGATGCGCCTCCTTCAACCAAGACTCCAC GTCACTGGCTTTGGGAACCAAGACTGGGTATAAGCTGTTTTCTCTGACCATGGTGGATAAGCTGGACTGCATTCATGAGAGTG CAGAGATTTGTGATGTCTACATCGTGGAGCGTCTCTTCTCCAGCAGTCTGGTGGTTGTGGTGAGCACCAGCGTACCACAGAGTATGAACATCTACCACTTTAAGAAGGGCACAGAGATCTGCAACTACAGCTACCCTAACAACATCCTGGCTGTCAAGCTCAACAGACAT AGGCTTGTTGTGTGCCTTGAGGAGTCCATTTATATCCACAACATCAAAGATATGAAGCTGCTGAAGACTCTTCTCAACATTCCATCCAACCCTTCAG GCCTGTGTGCTTTGTCTACCAACCATTCCAACTCCTACTTGGCCTACCCCGGCAGCGCCACCGTGGGAGAGATTGTCCTTTATGATGCCAACAATATG AGCACAGTGACAATGATTCCGGCCCATGACAGTCCTCTGGCAGCTCTTTGCTTCAATGCTTCAGCCACCAAACTTGCCAGCGCCTCTGAGCGG GGTACTGTAATACGAGTGTTTTCCATCCCTGAAGGCCTACGTCTCTTTGAGTTCCGGCGTGGCATGAAGAG CCCTGATGGACACTTCCTTAGTGCTTCCAGCAACACAGAAACGGTGCATATCTTTAAACTGGAAGAGATGGGACcaag TGGCGATGCCAGCTGGTCAGCCTACGTGGGGAAGATGTTCACAGCAGCCAGCAGTTACCTTCCTGCTCAGGTATCCGGTATGATGATCCAGGACCGCGCCTTTGCCACAGTTCACCTCATCACCTCCAGCCAGAGGAACGTTTGTGCCCTGACCGT CATCCAGAAGCTTCCGCGTTTGCTGGTGGCCACAGCTGATGGACAGCTCTTCATCTACAATGTGGACCCACAGGACGGAGGCGAATGTGTGCTGGCGTACAAACACAG GCTGTTTGGTGCTGATGAAGACCAGGATGAAGCTGATAAAGAAATAGATGCAGAGAGCACAATGCAGGCGTGTCCATCCTATGCTGCAACTGCTGCCTTACCGGCTGCTGGTCCCGTCGCTCCAACACTGACTG GCTACTCTGAAGATGGAGGAGCAAAGAACGGAGATGTGATCCCAGAACACGAGCTTGCTGATGGACCTGTACGTCTGGACGATGAGAACGAGTTTCCTCCT ATTAACGGGTGCCGTGACGGAAGTGGAGTCGGCCAGGGGAGGCGCTCCTGA
- the wipi1 gene encoding WD repeat domain phosphoinositide-interacting protein 1 isoform X1: protein MEAGEGAGGPAGPGGPGRPGVRFGCASFNQDSTSLALGTKTGYKLFSLTMVDKLDCIHESAEICDVYIVERLFSSSLVVVVSTSVPQSMNIYHFKKGTEICNYSYPNNILAVKLNRHRLVVCLEESIYIHNIKDMKLLKTLLNIPSNPSGLCALSTNHSNSYLAYPGSATVGEIVLYDANNMSTVTMIPAHDSPLAALCFNASATKLASASERGTVIRVFSIPEGLRLFEFRRGMKRYVNISSLSFSPDGHFLSASSNTETVHIFKLEEMGPSGDASWSAYVGKMFTAASSYLPAQVSGMMIQDRAFATVHLITSSQRNVCALTVIQKLPRLLVATADGQLFIYNVDPQDGGECVLAYKHRLFGADEDQDEADKEIDAESTMQACPSYAATAALPAAGPVAPTLTGYSEDGGAKNGDVIPEHELADGPVRLDDENEFPPINGCRDGSGVGQGRRS, encoded by the exons ATGGAGGCAGGAGAGGGTGCCGGCGGGCCTGCTGGACCGGGAGGACCGGGAAGACCGGGAGTCCGGTTTGGATGCGCCTCCTTCAACCAAGACTCCAC GTCACTGGCTTTGGGAACCAAGACTGGGTATAAGCTGTTTTCTCTGACCATGGTGGATAAGCTGGACTGCATTCATGAGAGTG CAGAGATTTGTGATGTCTACATCGTGGAGCGTCTCTTCTCCAGCAGTCTGGTGGTTGTGGTGAGCACCAGCGTACCACAGAGTATGAACATCTACCACTTTAAGAAGGGCACAGAGATCTGCAACTACAGCTACCCTAACAACATCCTGGCTGTCAAGCTCAACAGACAT AGGCTTGTTGTGTGCCTTGAGGAGTCCATTTATATCCACAACATCAAAGATATGAAGCTGCTGAAGACTCTTCTCAACATTCCATCCAACCCTTCAG GCCTGTGTGCTTTGTCTACCAACCATTCCAACTCCTACTTGGCCTACCCCGGCAGCGCCACCGTGGGAGAGATTGTCCTTTATGATGCCAACAATATG AGCACAGTGACAATGATTCCGGCCCATGACAGTCCTCTGGCAGCTCTTTGCTTCAATGCTTCAGCCACCAAACTTGCCAGCGCCTCTGAGCGG GGTACTGTAATACGAGTGTTTTCCATCCCTGAAGGCCTACGTCTCTTTGAGTTCCGGCGTGGCATGAAGAG GTATGTGAACATCAGCTCTTTGTCCTTCAGCCCTGATGGACACTTCCTTAGTGCTTCCAGCAACACAGAAACGGTGCATATCTTTAAACTGGAAGAGATGGGACcaag TGGCGATGCCAGCTGGTCAGCCTACGTGGGGAAGATGTTCACAGCAGCCAGCAGTTACCTTCCTGCTCAGGTATCCGGTATGATGATCCAGGACCGCGCCTTTGCCACAGTTCACCTCATCACCTCCAGCCAGAGGAACGTTTGTGCCCTGACCGT CATCCAGAAGCTTCCGCGTTTGCTGGTGGCCACAGCTGATGGACAGCTCTTCATCTACAATGTGGACCCACAGGACGGAGGCGAATGTGTGCTGGCGTACAAACACAG GCTGTTTGGTGCTGATGAAGACCAGGATGAAGCTGATAAAGAAATAGATGCAGAGAGCACAATGCAGGCGTGTCCATCCTATGCTGCAACTGCTGCCTTACCGGCTGCTGGTCCCGTCGCTCCAACACTGACTG GCTACTCTGAAGATGGAGGAGCAAAGAACGGAGATGTGATCCCAGAACACGAGCTTGCTGATGGACCTGTACGTCTGGACGATGAGAACGAGTTTCCTCCT ATTAACGGGTGCCGTGACGGAAGTGGAGTCGGCCAGGGGAGGCGCTCCTGA
- the wipi1 gene encoding WD repeat domain phosphoinositide-interacting protein 1 isoform X2, translated as MEAGEGAGGPAGPGGPGRPGVRFGCASFNQDSTSLALGTKTGYKLFSLTMVDKLDCIHESEICDVYIVERLFSSSLVVVVSTSVPQSMNIYHFKKGTEICNYSYPNNILAVKLNRHRLVVCLEESIYIHNIKDMKLLKTLLNIPSNPSGLCALSTNHSNSYLAYPGSATVGEIVLYDANNMSTVTMIPAHDSPLAALCFNASATKLASASERGTVIRVFSIPEGLRLFEFRRGMKRYVNISSLSFSPDGHFLSASSNTETVHIFKLEEMGPSGDASWSAYVGKMFTAASSYLPAQVSGMMIQDRAFATVHLITSSQRNVCALTVIQKLPRLLVATADGQLFIYNVDPQDGGECVLAYKHRLFGADEDQDEADKEIDAESTMQACPSYAATAALPAAGPVAPTLTGYSEDGGAKNGDVIPEHELADGPVRLDDENEFPPINGCRDGSGVGQGRRS; from the exons ATGGAGGCAGGAGAGGGTGCCGGCGGGCCTGCTGGACCGGGAGGACCGGGAAGACCGGGAGTCCGGTTTGGATGCGCCTCCTTCAACCAAGACTCCAC GTCACTGGCTTTGGGAACCAAGACTGGGTATAAGCTGTTTTCTCTGACCATGGTGGATAAGCTGGACTGCATTCATGAGAGTG AGATTTGTGATGTCTACATCGTGGAGCGTCTCTTCTCCAGCAGTCTGGTGGTTGTGGTGAGCACCAGCGTACCACAGAGTATGAACATCTACCACTTTAAGAAGGGCACAGAGATCTGCAACTACAGCTACCCTAACAACATCCTGGCTGTCAAGCTCAACAGACAT AGGCTTGTTGTGTGCCTTGAGGAGTCCATTTATATCCACAACATCAAAGATATGAAGCTGCTGAAGACTCTTCTCAACATTCCATCCAACCCTTCAG GCCTGTGTGCTTTGTCTACCAACCATTCCAACTCCTACTTGGCCTACCCCGGCAGCGCCACCGTGGGAGAGATTGTCCTTTATGATGCCAACAATATG AGCACAGTGACAATGATTCCGGCCCATGACAGTCCTCTGGCAGCTCTTTGCTTCAATGCTTCAGCCACCAAACTTGCCAGCGCCTCTGAGCGG GGTACTGTAATACGAGTGTTTTCCATCCCTGAAGGCCTACGTCTCTTTGAGTTCCGGCGTGGCATGAAGAG GTATGTGAACATCAGCTCTTTGTCCTTCAGCCCTGATGGACACTTCCTTAGTGCTTCCAGCAACACAGAAACGGTGCATATCTTTAAACTGGAAGAGATGGGACcaag TGGCGATGCCAGCTGGTCAGCCTACGTGGGGAAGATGTTCACAGCAGCCAGCAGTTACCTTCCTGCTCAGGTATCCGGTATGATGATCCAGGACCGCGCCTTTGCCACAGTTCACCTCATCACCTCCAGCCAGAGGAACGTTTGTGCCCTGACCGT CATCCAGAAGCTTCCGCGTTTGCTGGTGGCCACAGCTGATGGACAGCTCTTCATCTACAATGTGGACCCACAGGACGGAGGCGAATGTGTGCTGGCGTACAAACACAG GCTGTTTGGTGCTGATGAAGACCAGGATGAAGCTGATAAAGAAATAGATGCAGAGAGCACAATGCAGGCGTGTCCATCCTATGCTGCAACTGCTGCCTTACCGGCTGCTGGTCCCGTCGCTCCAACACTGACTG GCTACTCTGAAGATGGAGGAGCAAAGAACGGAGATGTGATCCCAGAACACGAGCTTGCTGATGGACCTGTACGTCTGGACGATGAGAACGAGTTTCCTCCT ATTAACGGGTGCCGTGACGGAAGTGGAGTCGGCCAGGGGAGGCGCTCCTGA
- the slc16a6b gene encoding solute carrier family 16 member 6b isoform X1, translating to MVDYKMIAGELQHGSRDMTTSSTKEAMRGSDSCGFLGPNVYPAVPDGGWGWAVAVAFFLVEICTYGTLKSLGVFLQDLMDEFGESNSRVSWVISICVFIFTFTAPLSTMLSNRFGHRPVVMMGGFLISLGTISSAFSNSIKEMYITIGMVSGLGYCFTFLPTLTILAQYFSRRRALVTSVASSGESFAVFAFAPAFTMLKEHIGWRYCFIVLGIFQASVIFCGLLLRPIIIEPIKEGSPSLGETLSLKELEAVYELENEQTRTSISSGVSQGSEDSGVTSLSASNVDLRIAGAEIKAEWEMQDKEGQESSLATPVSPLKDEDGPAHAADPPGPHVAKLLDFSVLKDGAFICYSLFGLFATLGFFAPQLYIIQLSKSRGVEPSMASYMLSVMAVAEIFGRLSIGVILNKVSCRKTLVMLWCVVFLCLVLVAFTVVWDFWGLVLCSALYGYFLGTVCSTHIPMLAEEDVVGIQKMASSVGVYVFIQSIAGLAGPPLGGVLVDMTDNYGAAFYSCAVGMGLAAICLALVGPAKSGMCQRWNGGVVLEQEIQAQDIDQPDFLEVDMAVEDSHIRQALNHDSTCVL from the exons ATGGTAGACTACAAGATGATTGCCGGGGAGCTGCAGCACGGCAGCCGAGACATGACGACTTCTTCCACCAAAGAAG CCATGAGGGGGTCCGATTCCTGTGGTTTCCTGGGTCCAAACGTTTACCCAGCGGTACCCGATGGTGGCTGGGGCTGGGCTGTCGCTGTCGCCTTCTTTCTGGTGGAGATCTGCACTTATGGGACCCTCAAGAGCCTTGGCGTGTTTCTCCAGGATTTGATGGACGAATTTGGGGAGAGTAACAGCCGGGTGTCATGGGTCATCTCCATCTGTGTCTTTATCTTCACCTTTACCG CCCCCCTGTCCACCATGTTAAGCAACCGCTTTGGCCATCGTCCTGTTGTAATGATGGGGGGCTTCCTCATAAGTCTGGGAACGATCAGCTCCGCCTTCAGCAACTCCATCAAGGAGATGTACATCACCATTGGCATGGTCTCAG GCCTGGGCTACTGCTTCACCTTCCTCCCCACCCTCACAATTCTAGCACAGTACTTCTCCAGGCGGCGAGCCCTCGTCACCTCCGTCGCGTCCTCTGGAGAATCTTTCGCAGTGTTTGCGTTTGCTCCAG CCTTCACCATGCTGAAGGAGCACATTGGCTGGCGCTACTGTTTCATCGTTCTTGGGATTTTTCAGGCATCTGTCATTTTCTGCGGCCTCCTCCTTCGTCCAATCATCATCGAGCCCATAAAGGAAGGCAGTCCGTCTCTGGGAGAGACACTCTCTTTGAAAGAATTGGAGGCTGTTTATGAGCTGGAAAACGAACAAACCAGAACCTCCATCAGTTCAGGAGTATCCCAAGGCTCAGAGGACTCGGGCGTTACGTCCCTCTCTGCCTCAAATGTGGACTTGAGGATTGCAGGTGCTGAAATCAAGGCAGAATGGGAGATGCAAGATAAAGAGGGCCAGGAGTCGTCATTGGCCACACCCGTCTCTCCGCTCAAGGATGAGGACGGGCCCGCACACGCGGCCgatcctcctggaccccacgTAGCCAAACTTCTGGACTTCTCCGTCCTGAAAGATGGTGCATTCATCTGCTATTCCCTGTTTGGCTTGTTCGCCACACTGGGCTTCTTTGCCCCACAGCTCTACATTATCCAGCTGAGTAAAAGCCGTGGCGTGGAGCCCAGCATGGCCTCATACATGCTCTCTGTGATGGCGGTGGCTGAGATCTTCGGTCGTCTCTCCATCGGGGTGATCCTGAACAAAGTCAGCTGCAGAAAGACACTAGTCATGTTGTGGTGTGTTGTCTTTTTGTGCCTGGTACTGGTGGCTTTCACAGTCGTATGGGACTTCTGGGGCCTGGTGCTTTGCTCTGCCCTTTATGGCTACTTCCTGGGCACGGTGTGCTCCACACACATCCCCATGCTAGCAGAGGAGGATGTGGTGGGCATCCAAAAGATGGCATCATCTGTGggagtatatgtatttattcagaGCATCGCTGGGCTCGCCGGACCCCCGTTAGGAG gTGTGCTGGTAGACATGACAGACAACTATGGCGCCGCCTTCTACTCCTGTGCTGTTGGGATGGGTCTTGCTGCCATCTGTCTTGCTCTAGTAGGTCCTGCCAAGTCTGGCATGTGCCAAAGATGGAACGGTGGGGTTGTGCTGGAACAGGAGATCCAGGCCCAGGACATTGACCAGCCAGATTTTTTAGAGGTGGACATGGCAGTGGAGGACAGCCACATTAGGCAGGCTTTGAATCACGACAGCACCTGTGTATTATGA
- the slc16a6b gene encoding solute carrier family 16 member 6b isoform X2 — protein sequence MSCFKAMRGSDSCGFLGPNVYPAVPDGGWGWAVAVAFFLVEICTYGTLKSLGVFLQDLMDEFGESNSRVSWVISICVFIFTFTAPLSTMLSNRFGHRPVVMMGGFLISLGTISSAFSNSIKEMYITIGMVSGLGYCFTFLPTLTILAQYFSRRRALVTSVASSGESFAVFAFAPAFTMLKEHIGWRYCFIVLGIFQASVIFCGLLLRPIIIEPIKEGSPSLGETLSLKELEAVYELENEQTRTSISSGVSQGSEDSGVTSLSASNVDLRIAGAEIKAEWEMQDKEGQESSLATPVSPLKDEDGPAHAADPPGPHVAKLLDFSVLKDGAFICYSLFGLFATLGFFAPQLYIIQLSKSRGVEPSMASYMLSVMAVAEIFGRLSIGVILNKVSCRKTLVMLWCVVFLCLVLVAFTVVWDFWGLVLCSALYGYFLGTVCSTHIPMLAEEDVVGIQKMASSVGVYVFIQSIAGLAGPPLGGVLVDMTDNYGAAFYSCAVGMGLAAICLALVGPAKSGMCQRWNGGVVLEQEIQAQDIDQPDFLEVDMAVEDSHIRQALNHDSTCVL from the exons ATGTCATGTTTTAAAG CCATGAGGGGGTCCGATTCCTGTGGTTTCCTGGGTCCAAACGTTTACCCAGCGGTACCCGATGGTGGCTGGGGCTGGGCTGTCGCTGTCGCCTTCTTTCTGGTGGAGATCTGCACTTATGGGACCCTCAAGAGCCTTGGCGTGTTTCTCCAGGATTTGATGGACGAATTTGGGGAGAGTAACAGCCGGGTGTCATGGGTCATCTCCATCTGTGTCTTTATCTTCACCTTTACCG CCCCCCTGTCCACCATGTTAAGCAACCGCTTTGGCCATCGTCCTGTTGTAATGATGGGGGGCTTCCTCATAAGTCTGGGAACGATCAGCTCCGCCTTCAGCAACTCCATCAAGGAGATGTACATCACCATTGGCATGGTCTCAG GCCTGGGCTACTGCTTCACCTTCCTCCCCACCCTCACAATTCTAGCACAGTACTTCTCCAGGCGGCGAGCCCTCGTCACCTCCGTCGCGTCCTCTGGAGAATCTTTCGCAGTGTTTGCGTTTGCTCCAG CCTTCACCATGCTGAAGGAGCACATTGGCTGGCGCTACTGTTTCATCGTTCTTGGGATTTTTCAGGCATCTGTCATTTTCTGCGGCCTCCTCCTTCGTCCAATCATCATCGAGCCCATAAAGGAAGGCAGTCCGTCTCTGGGAGAGACACTCTCTTTGAAAGAATTGGAGGCTGTTTATGAGCTGGAAAACGAACAAACCAGAACCTCCATCAGTTCAGGAGTATCCCAAGGCTCAGAGGACTCGGGCGTTACGTCCCTCTCTGCCTCAAATGTGGACTTGAGGATTGCAGGTGCTGAAATCAAGGCAGAATGGGAGATGCAAGATAAAGAGGGCCAGGAGTCGTCATTGGCCACACCCGTCTCTCCGCTCAAGGATGAGGACGGGCCCGCACACGCGGCCgatcctcctggaccccacgTAGCCAAACTTCTGGACTTCTCCGTCCTGAAAGATGGTGCATTCATCTGCTATTCCCTGTTTGGCTTGTTCGCCACACTGGGCTTCTTTGCCCCACAGCTCTACATTATCCAGCTGAGTAAAAGCCGTGGCGTGGAGCCCAGCATGGCCTCATACATGCTCTCTGTGATGGCGGTGGCTGAGATCTTCGGTCGTCTCTCCATCGGGGTGATCCTGAACAAAGTCAGCTGCAGAAAGACACTAGTCATGTTGTGGTGTGTTGTCTTTTTGTGCCTGGTACTGGTGGCTTTCACAGTCGTATGGGACTTCTGGGGCCTGGTGCTTTGCTCTGCCCTTTATGGCTACTTCCTGGGCACGGTGTGCTCCACACACATCCCCATGCTAGCAGAGGAGGATGTGGTGGGCATCCAAAAGATGGCATCATCTGTGggagtatatgtatttattcagaGCATCGCTGGGCTCGCCGGACCCCCGTTAGGAG gTGTGCTGGTAGACATGACAGACAACTATGGCGCCGCCTTCTACTCCTGTGCTGTTGGGATGGGTCTTGCTGCCATCTGTCTTGCTCTAGTAGGTCCTGCCAAGTCTGGCATGTGCCAAAGATGGAACGGTGGGGTTGTGCTGGAACAGGAGATCCAGGCCCAGGACATTGACCAGCCAGATTTTTTAGAGGTGGACATGGCAGTGGAGGACAGCCACATTAGGCAGGCTTTGAATCACGACAGCACCTGTGTATTATGA
- the LOC131103499 gene encoding uncharacterized protein C7orf57 homolog: protein MSSKNPKDVTSNDLQTTKSGTKKAYQGIKGQISQIPGLSPVVGAVGPEKSIGKRVGVLDSDSEYTRLAKQGGRKGLLYFDDTTKNKSLSADMLLDTPIDARGNLSVICTKERKNPESSSQRPQPPFWTDNMSAWERDDGSKDKKKKVPDKQLVQWQTSGLNKDAVKYRRTNSTMKTSPVNMSKLLSFGYAEDDKPSTHDIESSESVELSGSL from the exons ATGAGCTCCAA AAATCCTAAAGATGTTACGAGTAACGACCTTCAAACGACCAAGTCTG GTACAAAAAAAGCATACCAAGGAATTAAAGGCCAGATATCCCAAATCCCAGGACTTTCCCCAGTCGTCGGCGCTGTTGGTCCGGAGAAGAGCATTGGGAAAAGAGTTGGAGTCCTTGACAGCGATTCGGAATACACCAGATTGGCTAAACAAGGAGGCCGCAAAG GACTTCTGTACTTTGATGACACCACTAAGAACAAGTCATTATCTGCAGACATGCTGCTGGATACTCCAATAGACGCCCGTGGCAACCTCAG TGTCATTTGCACCAAAGAAAGGAAAAACCCGGAATCTTCTTCACAAAGGCCCCAACCTCCTTTTTGGACAGACAACATGTCAGCATGGGAGCGAGATGATGGCAGCAAAGACAAG AAAAAGAAGGTTCCTGACAAACAATTGGTCCAATGGCAGACATCTGGTCTAAATAAGGACGCCGTCAAATACAGGAGGAC AAATTCCACCATGAAAACCTCCCCAGTCAACATGTCAAAGCTGTTGAGTTTTGGTTACGCAGAGGACGACAAACCATCAACTCACGATATTGAGTCAAGTGAAAGTGTGGAATTGTCTGGGTCActgtga